The following are encoded in a window of Caldicellulosiruptor danielii genomic DNA:
- a CDS encoding DNA internalization-related competence protein ComEC/Rec2 — protein sequence MTRKALFVAGFMMIGIVLGRNIKEIKALVFCLFLIIGVLCVACYFFPQYFKKEKFLFILCFLFLMLQFFRTYYIFNLLEPQKSLEGKHVSIVGSVCSFPETSEKKASFYLKTNLNAKAVTLRVTTESKKNIFYGDTVKVSGKLKIPKGKTNRFGFDYKEYLKGKGAVYTLYSKEVEVISHGKNVLTLLNRFSTMLNNLIDKSFKNDISSLLKGLILGNKSTIPDDMYKDFQRSGLAHLLAVSGGNVGVLCAFVEILFRKILKVYGKGVNFLIIGVIIVFAIVTGMSASVVRASIMAAVFYAGRIIYRNSDTLNSLAVSSVLMLIVNPLFLFDIGFQLSFLSVLSIILFYRGIYEYFAKLKIPRSVSSLIAVSISAQILILPFMAYYFSEVSVISFLTNIVAVPVASAVVPAGLLYCLFLVINIDILPFKWFLEVCVNVLMYLSRLSHVRFSHVKVILWDEKLIFCYYLVVAYLIFKSFMSKQLKYVIYLSVGGLLVAFILQTLINYNRLTINVIDVGQGDSSLVTYKGFSMLIDTGPEYEDFSSLKRIVLPYILKRGVAKLDVLVLTHKHSDHIGDFDYLLDEMKVDTIVTSIEVYLENAQKLKGQKVVLVDSLKVYRYKDLKVYFIPPVEEDENSSVVAKLIFGNFSMLFTGDASYESEKEYVKKYNLHAVVLKVGHHGSSTATSEEFLENVKPKVAVISVGKDNIFGHPSNEVLQRLKDKNIKVYRTDLNGTIDIVVEKNRMMINPYIVR from the coding sequence ATGACAAGAAAGGCGTTATTTGTTGCCGGTTTTATGATGATAGGAATTGTTCTGGGCAGGAATATAAAAGAAATTAAAGCACTTGTATTTTGCTTATTTCTAATTATAGGAGTGCTGTGTGTTGCCTGCTATTTTTTTCCTCAGTACTTTAAAAAGGAAAAGTTTTTATTTATTTTATGTTTTCTTTTTCTTATGCTACAGTTTTTCAGGACTTATTACATTTTCAATCTCCTTGAGCCTCAAAAAAGTCTGGAAGGAAAACATGTTTCTATTGTTGGTAGTGTGTGCTCATTCCCCGAGACAAGTGAAAAAAAGGCTTCCTTTTATCTGAAAACAAATCTAAACGCAAAAGCTGTTACTCTTAGAGTTACAACAGAGTCTAAAAAAAATATTTTTTATGGAGATACTGTGAAAGTTTCTGGGAAACTTAAAATTCCAAAAGGAAAAACAAATAGATTTGGATTTGACTACAAGGAATATTTGAAAGGCAAAGGTGCCGTTTATACACTTTACTCAAAAGAAGTAGAGGTTATCTCTCATGGTAAAAATGTTCTCACTCTTCTCAATAGATTTTCTACAATGCTAAATAATCTCATAGATAAGTCTTTTAAAAATGATATATCTTCACTTTTGAAAGGTCTAATTCTTGGTAACAAATCAACAATTCCAGATGATATGTACAAAGACTTTCAGCGAAGTGGGCTTGCTCATCTTCTTGCAGTCTCTGGTGGAAATGTAGGAGTGCTATGTGCTTTTGTTGAGATTTTGTTCAGAAAAATATTAAAGGTTTATGGTAAGGGAGTAAACTTTCTAATAATAGGTGTTATAATTGTTTTTGCTATAGTCACAGGTATGTCGGCATCGGTTGTTAGAGCCTCAATTATGGCGGCAGTCTTCTATGCTGGAAGAATTATCTACAGAAATTCTGATACACTCAACAGCTTGGCAGTATCGAGCGTTTTAATGCTGATTGTAAATCCTCTTTTTCTTTTTGACATTGGGTTTCAACTGTCTTTTTTGAGTGTTCTTTCGATAATTCTGTTTTATAGAGGAATATATGAGTATTTTGCGAAGTTAAAGATACCAAGAAGTGTATCTTCACTTATTGCAGTTTCAATTTCTGCTCAAATTTTAATATTGCCATTTATGGCTTATTATTTTTCTGAGGTTTCAGTTATTTCATTCTTGACAAACATAGTTGCTGTACCAGTTGCAAGTGCTGTTGTACCGGCTGGGCTGCTGTATTGTCTATTTTTGGTCATCAATATAGATATATTACCATTTAAATGGTTTTTAGAAGTCTGTGTGAATGTGCTAATGTACCTTTCAAGATTATCTCATGTAAGGTTTTCACATGTGAAAGTCATTTTATGGGATGAGAAACTAATATTTTGTTACTATCTTGTTGTAGCATATTTAATTTTTAAAAGCTTTATGAGCAAGCAACTAAAATATGTGATTTATTTGAGCGTTGGTGGGCTGCTTGTGGCATTTATCTTACAGACACTTATAAATTACAACAGGCTTACCATAAACGTAATAGATGTGGGGCAGGGAGACAGTAGTCTTGTTACATACAAGGGATTTTCAATGCTGATTGATACAGGTCCTGAGTATGAAGATTTCAGCAGCTTGAAAAGAATTGTTCTTCCGTATATACTCAAAAGGGGAGTAGCAAAACTTGATGTTTTAGTCTTGACACACAAGCACAGTGACCATATTGGAGACTTTGACTATCTGCTTGATGAGATGAAAGTTGACACGATTGTAACATCAATAGAGGTCTATCTTGAAAATGCACAAAAGCTTAAGGGACAAAAAGTTGTGTTAGTAGATAGCTTGAAAGTTTATCGCTACAAGGATTTAAAAGTCTATTTTATTCCACCTGTAGAAGAAGATGAAAATAGTTCTGTTGTTGCAAAGCTAATCTTTGGCAATTTTTCCATGCTTTTTACAGGTGATGCTTCTTATGAGTCTGAAAAAGAGTATGTAAAGAAATATAACTTGCACGCAGTAGTCTTAAAGGTGGGGCACCATGGTAGTAGCACTGCAACATCTGAAGAGTTTTTGGAAAATGTAAAGCCGAAAGTTGCAGTAATTTCAGTGGGGAAAGACAACATTTTTGGGCATCCTTCGAATGAGGTATTGCAAAGACTCAAAGACAAGAATATTAAAGTTTATAGAACAGATTTAAATGGAACCATAGACATAGTGGTTGAAAAAAATAGGATGATGATAAACCCGTATATTGTGAGGTGA
- a CDS encoding PHP domain-containing protein, whose amino-acid sequence MIDLHTHTTFSDGTLTPQEVVRLAKERGLFAIAITDHDTTDGVKAAIEEGSRLGIKVVSGVEISADFEIEMHILGLFIDIDSKFLQQKLKMLNKFRKERNPKIIEKLRQMGYSISMEEVEKLSSGEMIGRPHIAQVLVKKGYFLSTKEVFEKLLGFGKPAYVKKDKLKPQEAIEAIKKAGGLAILAHPHKYLYLEEGSENVFLELKEYGLDGLEVFHSDHSQKETSMLLEIAKKLDLAISGGSDFHGENKPEIFIGVGKGNLKIDDEIFYMLESRVLKR is encoded by the coding sequence ATGATTGACCTTCATACTCACACAACATTTTCGGATGGAACGCTTACTCCTCAAGAGGTTGTAAGGCTTGCTAAGGAAAGAGGACTTTTTGCCATTGCCATAACCGACCATGATACAACAGATGGTGTGAAAGCTGCCATCGAGGAAGGAAGCAGGCTTGGGATTAAAGTTGTAAGTGGAGTTGAGATAAGCGCCGATTTTGAGATAGAAATGCACATTTTAGGGCTTTTTATAGATATTGACAGTAAATTTTTGCAGCAAAAGCTAAAGATGCTAAATAAGTTCAGGAAAGAAAGAAACCCCAAGATAATTGAAAAGCTTAGGCAAATGGGGTACAGCATTTCGATGGAGGAAGTAGAAAAGTTATCTTCGGGTGAGATGATAGGAAGACCTCATATTGCCCAGGTACTTGTCAAGAAAGGATATTTTTTAAGCACAAAAGAGGTGTTTGAAAAACTTTTGGGATTTGGAAAACCTGCTTATGTAAAAAAAGATAAGTTAAAACCTCAAGAGGCTATTGAGGCAATAAAAAAGGCAGGCGGACTTGCTATTTTGGCACATCCTCACAAGTATTTATATCTGGAAGAGGGAAGCGAAAACGTGTTTTTGGAACTAAAAGAGTATGGGCTTGACGGGCTTGAGGTTTTCCACTCGGACCACAGCCAAAAAGAGACAAGTATGCTTCTTGAGATTGCTAAAAAACTTGACCTTGCTATCAGTGGCGGAAGTGATTTTCACGGGGAAAACAAACCAGAGATTTTTATAGGAGTTGGAAAAGGAAATTTAAAGATAGATGATGAAATTTTCTACATGTTAGAAAGCAGGGTACTCAAACGATGA
- a CDS encoding NAD(P)/FAD-dependent oxidoreductase has protein sequence MKYDVIIVGAGPCGIFTAYELIKQNKDAKIIMFEKGRDIESRECPKRITNVCANCKPCNITTGFSGAGAFSDGKLSLSPNVGGRIQEYVGQSKTYELIKYVDNIYLENGADTKVYGTNSQVIEEIKRKATVANLMLIESPIRHLGTEEAKKIYKRLQDFLLANNIEIKFKTPVKDLIIEDGKVAGVVTEDGSIFHAKNVVICVGREGASWLSKIIEKYQIPCDNNRVDIGVRIETPNHIWKGITEHLYESKFIYYTKTFDDKVRTFCMNPGGYVAVEHYGNLAVVNGHSYKNIKSDNTNFALLVSKHFTDPFKDSIKYGKYIAELANMLSGGKVLVQRYGDFVRGRRSNEERIKRNSVVPTLTDAVAGDLSLVLPYRIMLDIKEMIEALDYVVQGVASFDTLLYGVEVKFYSNEVKVKNNFECLTIQNLYFGGDGAGITRGLMQASVNGVLIAREISSKL, from the coding sequence ATGAAGTACGATGTTATCATTGTAGGAGCAGGTCCATGTGGAATATTTACTGCTTATGAGCTTATAAAACAAAACAAGGATGCAAAGATAATTATGTTTGAAAAAGGAAGAGACATTGAGTCACGTGAATGTCCAAAAAGGATTACAAATGTATGCGCAAATTGCAAACCCTGCAATATAACAACAGGTTTTTCAGGAGCTGGGGCTTTTTCTGATGGTAAACTTTCACTTTCTCCTAATGTTGGAGGAAGAATTCAAGAATATGTTGGTCAGAGCAAGACATATGAGCTAATCAAATACGTAGACAATATTTACCTTGAAAATGGGGCAGATACTAAAGTATATGGTACAAATAGCCAGGTGATTGAGGAGATAAAAAGAAAGGCAACTGTTGCAAACCTCATGCTTATTGAAAGCCCTATAAGGCATTTAGGTACTGAAGAGGCAAAAAAGATTTACAAAAGACTTCAGGATTTTCTTTTAGCAAATAACATTGAGATAAAGTTCAAAACTCCTGTAAAAGACTTGATTATAGAAGACGGGAAGGTAGCAGGGGTTGTTACTGAGGATGGCAGTATATTCCATGCAAAAAATGTTGTTATATGTGTTGGACGTGAGGGTGCAAGCTGGCTTTCTAAGATAATAGAAAAATACCAAATTCCTTGTGATAACAACAGAGTTGACATAGGTGTGAGGATTGAAACACCAAATCATATATGGAAGGGGATAACAGAACATCTTTATGAGAGCAAGTTCATATACTATACAAAAACGTTTGATGACAAAGTAAGAACATTTTGCATGAACCCGGGTGGGTATGTTGCTGTTGAACACTATGGCAACTTGGCAGTAGTTAACGGTCACAGCTACAAAAATATAAAGAGCGACAACACAAACTTTGCTTTGCTTGTATCAAAACACTTTACAGACCCCTTCAAAGATAGTATAAAGTATGGTAAGTACATTGCAGAACTTGCAAACATGCTCTCTGGAGGCAAAGTACTTGTTCAAAGGTATGGTGATTTTGTAAGAGGAAGAAGGTCAAACGAGGAGAGGATAAAAAGAAACTCTGTTGTACCAACACTTACAGATGCTGTTGCAGGGGATTTGAGCTTGGTTTTGCCTTACAGGATAATGCTTGACATAAAGGAGATGATTGAAGCTTTGGACTATGTAGTGCAGGGAGTTGCATCGTTTGACACTCTGCTTTACGGTGTTGAGGTTAAGTTTTATTCAAACGAGGTAAAAGTCAAAAATAATTTTGAGTGTTTGACAATTCAAAACCTTTATTTTGGTGGCGATGGAGCAGGAATTACGAGAGGACTTATGCAGGCAAGTGTAAACGGGGTTTTGATTGCCCGCGAGATTTCAAGCAAGTTATAA
- a CDS encoding TIGR03915 family putative DNA repair protein — MYTVFLYDGTFDGLLTCIDKILSTHVNEDEVVIAEKDRYQPMFFDSPVYVALDKNRSQELRQKVISASDKITFKKIYYCFLSEAQNKETYIYKYIKLILKHGKKVKYLYHNDVVNFVEKASKNVSREIGKYMGLMRFSEIKNGVLYAQFEPTNDILVPISYFFRERLKNFKWVIHDKKRSKLSIYDTKMIKFLNDINLNASFSDDENLYQKLWKLYFKTMAIEERKNLKLQRQNMPKKYWKYLTEKN; from the coding sequence ATGTACACTGTTTTTTTATATGATGGAACATTCGATGGGCTTTTGACGTGTATAGATAAGATTTTATCCACACATGTTAACGAAGATGAGGTTGTTATTGCAGAAAAAGACAGATATCAACCCATGTTTTTTGATAGTCCAGTTTATGTAGCTTTGGATAAAAATAGAAGTCAGGAACTTCGGCAAAAAGTAATAAGTGCATCTGATAAGATCACATTTAAAAAGATATATTATTGTTTTCTATCTGAAGCTCAAAACAAAGAAACGTATATCTATAAGTATATAAAGCTTATTTTAAAGCATGGCAAAAAAGTTAAATATCTTTACCATAATGATGTTGTGAATTTTGTTGAAAAGGCGTCCAAGAATGTAAGCAGAGAAATAGGAAAGTACATGGGGCTTATGAGGTTTAGTGAGATAAAGAATGGAGTGCTATACGCTCAATTTGAACCCACAAATGATATCTTGGTCCCCATTTCTTACTTTTTCAGAGAGAGGTTGAAAAATTTCAAATGGGTTATACATGACAAAAAAAGGAGCAAACTTTCGATTTATGATACCAAGATGATAAAGTTTCTCAATGATATAAATTTAAATGCAAGCTTTTCAGATGATGAGAATTTGTATCAAAAGCTGTGGAAACTTTATTTCAAGACTATGGCAATTGAAGAAAGAAAGAATTTAAAATTGCAACGGCAAAATATGCCAAAGAAATATTGGAAGTATCTGACCGAAAAAAATTAG
- a CDS encoding putative DNA modification/repair radical SAM protein, with translation MDILEKLQILGAAAKYDVSCASSGSKRETNYGIGSTFTAGICHSWTDDGRCISLLKVLFTNECLFDCAYCINRKSNDIKRATFTPYEVAELTMNFYKRNYIEGLFLSSAIKNSPDWTMEMLYKTVYLLRYKYQFNGYIHVKAIPYASLDLIRRTGFLADRMSVNIELPSEKSLKLLCPNKTKESILKPMEFITKVGEEERNFVSAGQSTQMIIGATDDSDRKIITLSQHLYKKFKLKRVYYSAYTPVNDDPRILKVEKPPLLREHRLYQADWLIRVYNFTADELFEKDENLDLEVDPKVMWALRHLDKFPVEVNKASYEELIRVPGIGIKSARRIIKNRVFHSLDFDDLKKIGVVLKRAKYFITCNGKTYERHLIDTVPEKVKLQLIEKKAAEQKVKQLSFFDSEVFTSVITGEI, from the coding sequence ATGGATATCCTTGAAAAACTTCAGATACTGGGTGCAGCAGCAAAATACGATGTCTCTTGCGCATCAAGTGGAAGCAAACGTGAAACAAATTATGGTATTGGTTCAACCTTTACAGCGGGTATTTGTCATAGCTGGACAGATGATGGCAGGTGTATATCTCTTTTAAAAGTTCTTTTTACAAACGAATGCCTCTTTGATTGTGCCTACTGTATTAATAGAAAGAGCAACGACATAAAAAGGGCAACTTTTACTCCTTATGAGGTTGCAGAGCTTACGATGAATTTTTATAAACGAAATTACATTGAAGGGCTTTTTCTAAGTTCTGCCATCAAAAACTCTCCTGACTGGACAATGGAGATGTTGTACAAAACAGTATATCTTTTGCGCTACAAGTATCAGTTCAATGGATATATTCACGTAAAAGCAATCCCATATGCATCGCTTGATTTGATTAGGAGAACAGGCTTTTTAGCAGATAGAATGAGTGTCAATATTGAACTTCCGTCTGAAAAGAGCCTGAAGCTTCTTTGTCCAAATAAAACAAAAGAGAGCATTTTAAAACCGATGGAGTTTATAACAAAAGTAGGTGAAGAAGAAAGAAATTTTGTTTCAGCAGGTCAAAGCACGCAGATGATAATAGGTGCAACAGACGATAGTGATCGAAAGATTATTACACTCAGCCAGCATCTTTACAAAAAATTTAAGCTCAAGAGAGTTTACTATTCTGCCTATACACCTGTAAATGATGATCCAAGGATTTTAAAAGTGGAAAAACCACCTCTTTTAAGAGAACATAGACTGTATCAGGCAGACTGGCTAATTAGAGTTTACAATTTTACTGCTGATGAGCTTTTTGAAAAGGATGAAAACCTTGACCTTGAAGTTGATCCGAAAGTTATGTGGGCACTAAGGCACCTTGACAAATTCCCCGTTGAGGTGAACAAAGCAAGCTATGAAGAGCTAATAAGAGTGCCGGGAATAGGGATAAAAAGTGCAAGAAGGATTATCAAAAACAGAGTATTTCATTCTCTTGACTTTGATGACCTTAAGAAAATTGGTGTGGTTTTAAAGAGGGCAAAGTATTTTATAACATGCAATGGTAAGACGTATGAAAGGCATTTGATAGATACTGTTCCTGAGAAGGTAAAACTGCAGCTAATAGAGAAAAAAGCGGCAGAGCAGAAGGTAAAACAGCTTTCGTTTTTTGACAGTGAGGTATTCACATCTGTGATAACTGGAGAGATTTAA
- a CDS encoding beta-galactosidase, giving the protein MAKIKLKKFLHGGDYNPDQWTEDVWEQDIEFMKYYNVNAVSMPIFSWAQLQPSEEKFTFEWLDRIIDKLYSNGIHVILATPTASQPAWLSKKYPDVLPVDIYGRKRKHGARQNYCPNSKNFQEAAKRIVEEMARRYKDHPAVIMWHISNEYGPYCYCENCAKAFRQWLKERYKTLDELNKRWNTAFWGHTFYDWDEIEVPSYLNEEYEYMPGRQKSSFQGLSLDYKRFMSDSLLNLYKMEVEIIKKYMPDVPVTTNLMGPFKPLDYHKWARYMDIVSWDNYPSIKDSPHSVAFKHDLMRGLKRDQSFILMEQTPSQTNWQWYNSAKRPGMIRLLSYHAIAHGADSVLYFQWRQSVGSCEKFHSAMVPHAGHLNTRVSKELKQIGDELLRLDEILESVNKSEVALLFDWENWWALEESMGFRNDISYLEHIDSYYKALYKLKTNVDVIDPTEDLSRYKLVVAPLLYLLDSKTAKNIEEYVKNGGIFITTFLSGLVDENDRVILGGYPGWFRKLLGIWIEEIDALFPDMKNAIILEKPLGTLDGKYECNFICDVIHSEGAKTLAYFEQDYYKGMPAILENTYGSGKAVYIGTRPEQKVIEGLIKYYADMAGVKPILPVPEGVEVTKRIKDGKEYIFLLNFNNHDVYIDLPQEFYELVTQKTLSGRVMLSAKEVMILRK; this is encoded by the coding sequence ATGGCGAAAATCAAGCTGAAAAAATTCTTACATGGTGGAGACTATAATCCTGACCAGTGGACAGAAGATGTATGGGAACAAGATATTGAGTTTATGAAGTATTACAATGTAAATGCAGTGTCAATGCCAATTTTTTCATGGGCTCAGCTTCAGCCAAGTGAGGAGAAGTTTACGTTTGAATGGCTTGACAGAATAATTGACAAGCTCTATTCAAATGGTATTCACGTCATCTTAGCAACGCCAACAGCTTCACAGCCAGCTTGGCTGTCAAAAAAATACCCTGATGTGCTGCCTGTTGATATCTATGGGCGAAAAAGAAAGCATGGGGCAAGGCAAAACTACTGCCCTAACAGCAAAAACTTCCAAGAGGCTGCAAAAAGAATTGTTGAAGAGATGGCAAGAAGGTACAAAGACCATCCAGCAGTTATAATGTGGCATATCAGTAACGAATATGGTCCTTACTGCTACTGCGAAAACTGTGCGAAAGCCTTTAGACAGTGGCTAAAAGAAAGATATAAAACATTGGATGAGCTGAACAAGCGCTGGAACACTGCATTTTGGGGTCATACATTTTATGATTGGGATGAGATTGAAGTTCCATCATATCTAAATGAGGAATATGAATATATGCCGGGCAGACAAAAAAGCTCGTTCCAGGGACTTTCACTTGATTATAAGAGGTTTATGTCTGATAGCTTGCTAAATCTTTATAAGATGGAAGTTGAGATTATCAAAAAATATATGCCAGATGTGCCTGTTACAACAAACCTTATGGGGCCATTTAAACCACTCGATTACCACAAATGGGCAAGGTATATGGATATAGTTTCGTGGGACAATTATCCTTCTATCAAAGACTCTCCACATTCTGTAGCTTTCAAGCATGACCTTATGCGTGGACTTAAAAGGGACCAATCATTTATATTAATGGAACAAACACCAAGCCAGACAAACTGGCAGTGGTACAATTCAGCAAAACGCCCTGGCATGATAAGACTTTTGAGCTACCATGCAATAGCTCACGGTGCGGACTCTGTTTTGTACTTCCAGTGGAGACAGTCGGTTGGGTCGTGTGAAAAATTCCACTCTGCAATGGTGCCACATGCTGGGCACTTGAATACAAGGGTTAGCAAAGAGCTAAAACAAATTGGCGATGAACTTTTGCGTTTAGATGAGATTTTAGAGTCAGTGAACAAAAGCGAGGTAGCACTTTTGTTTGACTGGGAGAACTGGTGGGCGCTTGAAGAGAGTATGGGATTTAGAAATGACATTTCGTATTTAGAGCACATTGATTCGTATTACAAGGCTTTGTATAAACTCAAAACAAACGTAGATGTTATTGATCCAACTGAAGATTTATCAAGGTATAAACTTGTTGTTGCCCCTCTTTTGTATTTGCTCGATAGCAAGACTGCAAAGAATATAGAAGAATACGTGAAAAATGGGGGAATATTTATTACCACGTTCCTCTCAGGTCTTGTTGATGAGAACGACAGGGTAATTCTGGGAGGGTATCCTGGCTGGTTCAGAAAACTTTTGGGAATCTGGATTGAGGAGATTGATGCACTCTTTCCAGATATGAAAAACGCAATCATTCTTGAAAAGCCACTTGGAACACTTGATGGCAAGTATGAGTGTAACTTTATATGTGACGTCATTCACTCAGAAGGTGCAAAAACACTTGCATATTTTGAACAGGATTATTATAAAGGAATGCCTGCTATTTTGGAAAATACATATGGCAGTGGCAAGGCAGTGTATATAGGTACAAGGCCAGAGCAAAAGGTTATAGAAGGACTTATTAAGTACTATGCTGATATGGCTGGTGTAAAACCAATTCTGCCTGTACCAGAAGGGGTTGAGGTTACAAAACGAATAAAAGATGGCAAAGAGTATATTTTCCTTTTGAATTTCAATAACCATGATGTTTACATTGATTTGCCACAAGAGTTCTATGAACTGGTAACACAAAAGACCTTAAGTGGCAGAGTAATGCTGAGTGCAAAAGAAGTTATGATATTAAGAAAATAA
- a CDS encoding sensory rhodopsin transducer — MRALGKRVWVIPDGYIPSEGSMSIPGHECLCIVNTGDVDAKVKLTVFFEDRDPIESDYFVVKAKRTIHAWLNKPELIGNLVIPKEVPYSLVVESDQNIVVQMSRLDTRLGNMALLSVIGFPVE, encoded by the coding sequence ATGAGAGCCTTGGGCAAAAGAGTGTGGGTAATTCCAGATGGATACATTCCATCTGAGGGGTCAATGTCAATTCCTGGACATGAATGTTTGTGTATAGTGAACACTGGAGATGTTGATGCAAAGGTGAAACTCACAGTCTTTTTTGAGGACAGAGACCCGATTGAAAGTGATTATTTTGTTGTCAAGGCAAAAAGAACAATTCATGCATGGCTAAACAAGCCAGAGCTGATAGGGAATCTTGTTATTCCAAAAGAAGTTCCGTATTCTTTAGTGGTTGAAAGTGACCAAAACATTGTTGTTCAGATGTCACGCTTGGATACACGACTTGGTAACATGGCACTTTTAAGTGTAATTGGATTTCCAGTTGAATAA
- a CDS encoding dienelactone hydrolase family protein, which translates to MIELFERYFGIHNKPSASDSNWAKPILDSCDFEFQKCIVEKLQPLLYLELDLCFVEKNKKESFCEVFTEEIITANLNGIESEAAFLKPASSNPPYPVVVVLHDHGGFYYWGKERIFMDDSTQPFIKEYREKFYSSKRWALDLLERGVAVFCPDAFYFGKRRLPQELIKTFVDYKTYEQLTSLDKGSYEFIKLFNRISSELEGIIFKNINFYGTNWPSILINEDIAWLNYLLKREDVDKERIACMGFSLGGFRTLFLSALKKEIKASLVIAFMSGFSKMLGQTSRHTFMVHIPGFTRFLDLPDIAGLIIPRKLFVMQCEYDSLFPIDAMKSAVAKIEEYYSKAGCRHNFSYKFYPNPHQFNSYMQEDAMNYLFLNV; encoded by the coding sequence ATGATTGAATTGTTCGAAAGGTATTTTGGTATTCATAATAAACCAAGCGCTTCTGACTCTAACTGGGCAAAGCCAATTTTGGACTCATGTGACTTTGAATTTCAAAAATGTATTGTTGAAAAACTCCAGCCTTTGCTTTATTTAGAATTGGATTTATGTTTTGTCGAGAAAAACAAAAAAGAAAGCTTCTGTGAAGTCTTTACAGAAGAAATAATAACAGCTAACCTAAATGGTATTGAATCCGAAGCAGCATTTTTAAAACCAGCCAGTTCAAATCCGCCTTATCCTGTTGTTGTGGTTTTGCATGACCATGGTGGTTTTTATTACTGGGGCAAAGAGAGAATCTTTATGGATGATAGTACACAGCCTTTTATAAAAGAGTACAGAGAAAAGTTTTATTCATCAAAAAGATGGGCTCTTGACCTGCTTGAAAGAGGGGTTGCAGTTTTCTGCCCTGATGCGTTTTATTTTGGAAAAAGAAGACTTCCCCAAGAGTTAATAAAGACATTTGTCGATTATAAAACTTATGAACAGCTGACAAGTCTTGATAAGGGTAGCTACGAATTTATTAAGCTTTTTAATAGGATTTCTTCCGAGCTTGAAGGGATAATATTTAAGAATATCAATTTTTATGGGACAAACTGGCCAAGTATCTTGATTAACGAAGACATTGCATGGCTAAATTATCTCTTGAAAAGGGAAGATGTTGATAAAGAAAGAATTGCGTGTATGGGGTTTTCCTTGGGTGGTTTTAGAACTTTATTTTTAAGTGCTTTGAAAAAAGAGATAAAGGCAAGCTTAGTAATAGCTTTTATGTCTGGGTTTTCAAAAATGCTGGGTCAAACTTCAAGGCATACATTCATGGTACATATCCCCGGCTTTACGCGCTTTTTAGACTTGCCAGATATAGCCGGGCTTATCATTCCGAGAAAACTTTTTGTGATGCAGTGTGAGTATGATTCTTTGTTTCCAATTGATGCAATGAAAAGTGCAGTGGCTAAGATAGAAGAGTATTATAGTAAAGCAGGCTGTAGGCACAATTTTTCATACAAATTTTATCCAAATCCTCATCAATTCAATTCATACATGCAAGAAGATGCAATGAATTATTTGTTTCTAAATGTTTAA
- a CDS encoding DUF1829 domain-containing protein yields MNEFLDERSFIDLYLKWLKENTEVKNLKDNVIELTTPFLDRHNDYIQIYVIKDGDNLILTDDGYTLSDLEMSGMEINTERRKKILKTILNGFGVSLEKDALVTKCDIKTFPLYKHNLIQAILAVNDMFMLSRHNVASIFIEDVESFLIAHDIRYVANINLVGKSGFSYKFDFAIPKSKKAPERFIKAVNNPTKDITKSIIFSWNDTKQTRENSAKLYAMLNDEDNDIPQEIIRAFLEYAIIPVKWSERNNYIEDLAA; encoded by the coding sequence ATGAATGAATTTTTAGATGAGAGGTCTTTTATTGATTTGTATTTAAAATGGTTAAAAGAAAATACTGAGGTTAAAAATTTAAAAGACAATGTTATTGAACTAACAACTCCATTTCTGGATAGACATAATGATTATATTCAAATATATGTGATAAAAGACGGAGATAATTTGATCTTAACTGATGATGGGTATACGTTAAGTGATTTAGAAATGTCAGGGATGGAAATTAATACAGAAAGAAGAAAGAAAATACTGAAAACCATTTTAAATGGGTTTGGAGTTAGTTTGGAAAAAGATGCCTTGGTAACTAAGTGCGATATTAAAACATTTCCATTATATAAGCATAATTTGATACAAGCAATATTAGCAGTTAATGATATGTTCATGCTATCACGTCATAATGTAGCTTCGATTTTTATAGAAGATGTTGAAAGTTTCTTGATAGCACATGATATTAGATATGTTGCTAATATTAACTTAGTTGGTAAGAGTGGTTTTAGTTATAAATTTGATTTTGCTATACCAAAGTCCAAAAAGGCTCCAGAGAGATTTATAAAAGCTGTGAATAATCCTACGAAGGATATAACAAAATCAATTATATTTTCGTGGAATGATACGAAACAGACAAGAGAAAATAGCGCAAAATTATATGCTATGTTAAATGATGAAGATAATGATATTCCTCAAGAAATAATCAGAGCTTTTTTGGAATATGCAATAATCCCTGTAAAATGGAGTGAAAGAAATAATTATATAGAGGATTTAGCAGCTTAA